The following is a genomic window from Methylomarinum vadi.
TATGCAACAGGCCGAACAACCGATTTTTGACACCGATGCTTATTTGCTTTGCGAAGAAGGGCAGGAGGAAAAATACGAATATATTGCCGGCGAGGTGTTCGCGATGGGCGAAGCCCGCCGTGAACATGTTGTGGTAAGCGGCAATGTTTTTGCCGCATTTAAACAACGCCTGAAGGGTAAGCCATGCCAGGCCTATATCGCCGACATGAAATTGCGTGTCGAGCGGGCGGATGCTTTTTTTTATCCCGATGTGATGGTGCCTTGTCATGAAGAGGATCATAAGGCCGAGCAGTTTTTGTCTCATCCCATCTTGATCGTCGAGGTTCTGTCCGAGTCGACCGAAGCCTTCGACCGGGGTGGAAAGTTTGCGGCGTATCGGTTATTGGCCTCGCTGCAAGAATATGTCATTGTCGATATCAAAACGAAACGGTTGGAGTTTTATCGGCGGACTCCGGACAATGATTGGTTATTGCACGATTCGGTGCGCGACGAATTCTGCGAATTCAAAAGTTTGGATTTGTCCGTACCTCTTACCGGAATATTCGAGAACGTCGAGTTTGAGGAAGTTGGGACAGCTTAACTACCGGTCT
Proteins encoded in this region:
- a CDS encoding Uma2 family endonuclease, with translation MQQAEQPIFDTDAYLLCEEGQEEKYEYIAGEVFAMGEARREHVVVSGNVFAAFKQRLKGKPCQAYIADMKLRVERADAFFYPDVMVPCHEEDHKAEQFLSHPILIVEVLSESTEAFDRGGKFAAYRLLASLQEYVIVDIKTKRLEFYRRTPDNDWLLHDSVRDEFCEFKSLDLSVPLTGIFENVEFEEVGTA